The proteins below come from a single Dermacentor albipictus isolate Rhodes 1998 colony chromosome 7, USDA_Dalb.pri_finalv2, whole genome shotgun sequence genomic window:
- the LOC139047829 gene encoding sulfotransferase ssu-1-like, with amino-acid sequence MVYHLWRAQTGTTAAPGIYHVVDGLYVTKTFTEKSLRSAFSYKPIDEDVFIVGYPKCGTTWLEFIVYSIYTGGAGGLPSARECRKTMAFLEISGAEGAMSIQRPGIIKTHLPFHLQPHSAKAKYIYVTRNPYDCCVSFYHHMKCRPRYGFQDGTFDQFLDLFVRGEVDFGDYFDHLLSWYEHRGDLNVLFLTYEDLKKDTSGWILRIADFLGKEEYGNRMRQQPSVHENVVELTSFQNMKSINEDLRSWLMELGALPDDTLTEATRSTREGLGDSVKHRPTEDHIRKGIVGDWKNHFSPEQIARMKKRIALKTHGTDVMSLWKGTDIP; translated from the exons ATGGTTTACCATCTTTGGCGG GCGCAAACAGGCACAACTGCAGCGCCGGGCATCTACCACGTAGTAGACGGTCTGTACGTTACCAAGACCTTTACGGAGAAGAGCCTGCGGTCCGCTTTTTCTTACAAGCCCATTGACGAAGACGTCTTCATCGTCGGTTACCCCAAATGCGGAACAACCTGGTTGGAGTTCATCGTTTACAGCATCTACACGGGCGGCGCCGGTGGGCTTCCCAGCGCCAGAGAATGTCGAAAGACGATGGCGTTTCTCGAGATTTCGGGAGCCGAAGGTGCGATGTCCATTCAGCGACCGGGAATCATCAAGACTCACCTACCGTTCCACTTGCAGCCGCACTCCGCGAAAGCCAAGTACATTTACGTCACGCGGAACCCTTACGATTGCTGCGTCTCCTTCTATCACCACATGAAGTGCCGGCCGCGATATGGCTTCCAGGACGGCACGTTCGACCAGTTCCTGGACTTGTTTGTGCGCGGAGAGGTCGACTTCGGCGACTACTTCGACCACCTCTTGTCCTGGTACGAGCACCGTGGTGACCTTAATGTGCTTTTTCTAACCTACGAGGACCTCAAGAAGGACACTTCCGGGTGGATCTTGAGGATCGCCGACTTCCTCGGCAAAGAAGAGTACGGCAACAGAATGAGGCAACAGCCAAGTGTCCACGAAAATGTAGTCGAGCTGACCAGCTTCCAGAACATGAAGAGCATCAACGAGGACTTGAGGAGCTGGTTAATGGAACTCGGGGCACTTCCGGACGATACGCTGACGGAAGCCACGAGGTCGACGAGGGAAGGTCTTGGCGACTCCGTCAAGCATCGGCCGACGGAAGATCACATCCGGAAGGGAATCGTTGGTGACTGGAAGAACCATTTCTCGCCCGAACAAATCGCACGGATGAAGAAACGAATTGCACTCAAGACGCATGGAACCGACGTCATGAGTCTCTGGAAGGGCACGGACATTCCTTGA
- the LOC139047416 gene encoding sulfotransferase 1C2-like isoform X1, which yields MESFSEERAARDANEAGTDTTTAQDIYHVVDGLHVSKFFTEKNLRSAFSYKPMDEDVFIVGYPKCGTTWLHFIVYSIETGGAGGLPSATECRKRMAFLESSGAEGVTSIQRPGIIKTHLPFHLQPYSAKAKYIYVARNPYDCCVSFYHHVKCRPRYGFQDGTFDQFLDMFVRGEVDFGDYFDHLLSWYEHRGDLNVLFLTYEDLKKDTSGWISRIADFLGKEEYGNSMRGESSVLDNVVEVTSFESMKSLNEESRNWAKEFGALPDETLTEAMRLTREGLGDSIKQPSMNDHIRKGIVGDWKNHFSPEQTARMKKRIALKTQGSDVMSLWKDTDIP from the coding sequence GCGGGAACAGACACAACTACAGCACAGGACATCTACCACGTAGTAGACGGCCTGCACGTTAGCAAGTTCTTTACGGAGAAGAACCTGCGGTCCGCCTTTTCTTACAAGCCCATGGACGAAGACGTCTTCATCGTCGGTTACCCCAAATGCGGAACAACCTGGTTGCATTTCATCGTTTACAGCATCGAAACCGGCGGCGCCGGTGGGCTTCCCAGCGCAACAGAATGTCGAAAGAGGATGGCGTTCCTCGAGTCTTCGGGAGCCGAGGGTGTGACGTCCATTCAGAGGCCGGGAATCATCAAGACCCACCTACCGTTCCACTTGCAGCCGTACTCCGCGAAAGCCAAGTACATCTACGTCGCGCGGAACCCGTACGATTGCTGCGTCTCCTTCTATCACCACGTGAAGTGCCGGCCGCGATATGGCTTCCAGGACGGCACGTTCGACCAGTTCCTGGACATGTTTGTCCGCGGCGAGGTCGACTTCGGCGACTACTTCGACCACCTCCTGTCCTGGTACGAGCACCGTGGGGACCTTAATGTGCTTTTTCTAACCTACGAAGACCTCAAGAAGGACACTTCCGGGTGGATCTCGAGAATCGCCGACTTCCTGGGCAAAGAAGAGTACGGCAACAGTATGAGGGGAGAGTCAAGTGTTCTCGATAATGTAGTCGAGGTGACCAGCTTCGAGAGCATGAAGAGTCTCAACGAGGAGTCCAGGAACTGGGCAAAGGAATTCGGGGCGCTTCCAGACGAAACGTTGACGGAAGCCATGAGGTTGACGAGGGAAGGTCTTGGCGACTCCATCAAGCAGCCATCTATGAATGATCACATCCGCAAGGGAATCGTTGGCGACTGGAAGAACCACTTTTCGCCCGAACAGACCGCACGGATGAAGAAACGAATTGCACTCAAGACGCAAGGAAGTGACGTCATGAGTCTCTGGAAGGACACGGACATTCCTTGA